The proteins below come from a single Acidovorax sp. NCPPB 4044 genomic window:
- a CDS encoding recombination-associated protein RdgC, translating into MFKNMIVYRIAEWHAELPQLEEALARTPFVECGATQEKSVGWVPPRGDAHGALAESVGGHWILRFMAESKMLPGSVLARRVKEKAARIERETGRKPGKKETRDLKDEAKLDLLPMAFTKQGSMWVWIDPEARLLVLDTGSQGRADEVVTLLVEALPGLSVSLVDTQTAPQAAMAHWLKEQEPPVGFSVDRECELKSADESKAVVRYARHPLDIDEIREHIAAGKLPTKLAMSWDDRVAFVLTEGLQIKKVSFLDTVFEGRGQDDSGFDTDVAIATGELSKMIPDLVEALGGEGRTGLDGPAAVPGGRADAPSSATAAAAATAGADDDDAPF; encoded by the coding sequence GTGTTCAAGAACATGATCGTCTACCGCATCGCCGAATGGCATGCGGAGCTGCCGCAACTCGAAGAAGCCCTGGCCCGCACCCCGTTCGTGGAATGCGGCGCCACCCAGGAAAAATCCGTCGGCTGGGTCCCGCCCCGCGGCGATGCCCACGGCGCGCTCGCCGAATCGGTGGGCGGGCACTGGATCCTGCGCTTCATGGCCGAATCCAAGATGCTCCCGGGCTCGGTGCTGGCGCGCCGGGTCAAGGAAAAGGCCGCGCGCATCGAGCGCGAGACCGGCCGCAAGCCCGGCAAGAAGGAAACCCGCGACCTGAAGGACGAGGCCAAGCTCGACCTGCTGCCCATGGCCTTCACGAAGCAGGGCTCGATGTGGGTCTGGATCGATCCCGAGGCGCGCCTGCTGGTGCTGGACACCGGCAGCCAGGGCCGCGCCGACGAGGTGGTCACCCTGCTGGTGGAAGCGCTGCCGGGCCTGTCGGTCTCGCTGGTGGACACGCAGACCGCGCCGCAGGCCGCGATGGCGCACTGGCTCAAGGAGCAGGAGCCCCCCGTGGGCTTCAGCGTGGACCGCGAGTGTGAACTGAAGAGCGCCGACGAATCCAAGGCCGTGGTGCGCTATGCCCGCCACCCGCTCGACATCGACGAGATCCGCGAGCACATCGCCGCCGGCAAGCTGCCCACCAAGCTCGCGATGAGCTGGGACGACCGCGTCGCCTTCGTGCTCACCGAAGGGCTGCAGATCAAGAAGGTGTCGTTCCTCGACACGGTGTTCGAGGGCCGGGGCCAGGACGACAGCGGCTTCGACACCGACGTGGCGATCGCCACGGGCGAGCTCTCCAAGATGATCCCGGACCTGGTCGAGGCGCTGGGCGGCGAGGGGCGCACCGGCCTGGACGGCCCCGCCGCCGTGCCGGGCGGCCGCGCCGATGCGCCTTCCTCGGCAACGGCTGCCGCTGCCGCCACCGCCGGGGCGGACGACGACGACGCGCCGTTCTGA
- a CDS encoding Spy/CpxP family protein refolding chaperone: protein MTARFLQRRIATATAAAALMAALAVPAFAQPAPVAPPPPPAAAAPGAERPHRMPSPEERQARMARHAEALKQKLQLTPAQQPAWDAFTAAMQPQGPRPARLDAQNLDQLTTPERIDRMRALRAQRSAEADRRDEAVKTFYAALNPAQQKVFDQESRRMHGHDGMRGKDGKDGRPGRDGKPGGHGAHGERAPAPPAPPASR from the coding sequence ATGACCGCCCGTTTCCTGCAACGACGCATCGCCACCGCCACCGCTGCCGCCGCCCTGATGGCCGCCCTGGCCGTGCCGGCCTTCGCCCAGCCCGCCCCCGTGGCACCGCCCCCGCCCCCCGCCGCCGCCGCACCGGGCGCCGAGCGCCCGCACCGCATGCCCAGCCCCGAAGAACGCCAGGCACGCATGGCCCGGCATGCCGAGGCCCTCAAGCAGAAGCTGCAGCTCACGCCGGCGCAGCAGCCGGCCTGGGACGCCTTCACCGCCGCCATGCAGCCGCAGGGCCCGCGCCCGGCCCGCCTGGATGCGCAAAACCTGGACCAGCTGACCACGCCTGAGCGCATCGACCGCATGCGGGCCCTGCGCGCCCAGCGCAGCGCCGAAGCCGACCGCCGCGACGAGGCCGTGAAGACCTTCTATGCCGCGCTCAACCCGGCGCAGCAGAAGGTGTTCGACCAGGAAAGCCGGCGCATGCATGGCCACGACGGCATGCGCGGCAAGGATGGCAAGGACGGGCGCCCCGGCCGGGACGGCAAGCCGGGTGGCCATGGGGCCCACGGCGAGCGCGCTCCGGCGCCGCCCGCTCCCCCCGCGTCGCGTTGA
- a CDS encoding acyloxyacyl hydrolase: MPHPFTKRSRAALAARSAFFMLAATAALGVQAQTANALTPSVYVQGGWAEHQTDSATVGVTLPWASWRSELLGHEVRGYWDIYASRWSFDAVPGGASHTTLVGVTPTFRLRPDNGRSAFFWEGGIGVTYMDKRFHTPEKEFSTRYNFASHLGLGYSLGAQREHEVMVRVQHLSNAGIKKPNPGDNFLQVRYAYHF; encoded by the coding sequence ATGCCTCATCCATTCACGAAGCGCTCCCGCGCCGCCCTGGCGGCCCGGAGCGCTTTTTTCATGCTCGCCGCCACGGCCGCCCTGGGCGTCCAGGCACAGACCGCCAACGCCCTGACCCCATCGGTCTACGTCCAGGGAGGCTGGGCCGAGCACCAGACCGACTCCGCCACCGTGGGCGTCACCCTGCCCTGGGCCTCCTGGCGCAGCGAACTCCTGGGCCACGAAGTGCGCGGCTACTGGGACATCTACGCCAGCCGCTGGTCGTTCGACGCGGTGCCGGGCGGCGCGAGCCACACCACGCTGGTCGGCGTGACGCCCACCTTCCGCCTGCGCCCCGACAACGGCCGCTCGGCCTTCTTCTGGGAAGGCGGCATCGGCGTGACCTACATGGACAAGCGCTTCCACACGCCCGAGAAGGAATTCAGCACCCGCTACAACTTCGCCTCCCACCTGGGCCTGGGCTACAGCCTGGGCGCCCAGCGCGAGCATGAAGTGATGGTGCGCGTGCAGCACCTCTCCAACGCCGGCATCAAGAAGCCCAACCCGGGCGACAACTTCCTCCAGGTGCGCTACGCGTACCACTTCTGA